agaggggagaggggaagaggccAGTGAggtaagggagagagagggtaggGACAGcgagagaaatagagagagtagagggaaatagagagaaggggagagggagaagggaagagagactgggagaaggagaagaggacaatgggagagggaggggagtagGACAGGAAAaggagtgtgtgggagagggaagggagtgggagtgcaaaagggaggagagggaaaggcaggggagggagtggaagagggaaggaaatgggagagaaaagggaaggagaagagggaGGCAAgtggggagggaagggagagatggaggagaggagggaagggagtgggagaaggtggagagggaggcaagggggagagggagaggggagggagaaagggagggaatgTAGGAGCGGcagggcagtgggagagagggaggtggacgGTAGGAGAGATTCATACAGATTTCCGAGTTGCCTGTACAGGTGTTAAAGACATACAGGccagtgaaatgtgaggaggtGTGAGAACAAGCAGCACACTCATCCCCTCTAAATCATGTTAACAGCATCAGAGCagctgtgtgagagagagtgtgagtgtgtgtgagggcatgtgtgtgagtgtgtgagagagtatgtgtgtgagtgtgtgagagagcatgtgtgtgagtgtgtgagagagtatgtgtgtgagtgtgtgagagagtatgtgtgtgagtgtgcatgtgtgtgtgagtgtgtgtgcgtgtgtgtgagagagagtgtgtgagtgtgtgtgcgtgtgtgtgagcgtgtgtgtgagagagagtgtgtgtgagtgtgtgtgtgtgtgagagtgtgtgtgtgtgagagagtgtgtgtgtgcgtgtgtgtgagagagagtgtgtgagtgtgtgtgcgtgtgtgtgagcgtgtgtgtgagagagagtgtgtgtgagtgtgtgagagagtatgtgtgtgagagagagtgtgtgtgagagagagtgtgtgcctgtgtgtgtgagagtgtgtgtgtgtgagagagagtgtgtgcctgtgtgtgtgagagtgtgtgtgggtgtgagtgtgtgtgggtgtgggggtgtgtgtgtgagtgtgtgtgggtgagagtgtgtgtgtgtggatgagtGCACGTGTGTGCGAGAGGGGGAGTAGGAGAAACAGtgtgggaaagggagagaggaagggaaggagtaagaggatgagaggagaggggtagagagaggcagaggggagggagggagaggcacagcaggggagagaaggagagggagggagagggggagagaaaaaaaggggagcAGTAAGAGTGAG
This region of Hemitrygon akajei chromosome 31, sHemAka1.3, whole genome shotgun sequence genomic DNA includes:
- the LOC140719065 gene encoding uncharacterized protein, whose protein sequence is HLYRQLGNLYESLLPSTSLSPTALPLLHSLPFSLPSPSPPCLPLHLLPLPSLLSSISPFPPHLPPSSPSLFSPISFPLPLPPLPFPLLPFALPLPSLSHTLLFLSYSPPSPIVLFSFSQSLFPSPSPLLSISLYSLYFSRCPYPLSPLPHWPLPLSPLSPYPSLTLSHLSHLSPFPTLTISLLVPLFTPLLPFSALPLSLPPTPFCPLSLSTYISVPIPCLCFFLSLSLSLSVSLPLSHPPSLPPSFHLFFYPLLVSLPFSLPSCSLHFGPSPSLFPSTILPHIPCLSISPLSLSPLPPFPSLLRVFP